A stretch of the Kazachstania africana CBS 2517 chromosome 12, complete genome genome encodes the following:
- the KAFR0L00610 gene encoding Gti1/Pac2 family protein (similar to Saccharomyces cerevisiae YEL007W; ancestral locus Anc_7.132), which yields MDIEPTFKGYMEDENDALLILQAILNGKLRHIPRRPYEIERPYLIVSGNIFVFIEEISGIKRWTDGVSWSPSRISGKFLIYKELDKDNPSSSSSKKKSNSRIKLPPLVSPSPNQQNGNDHSSSAPQGILNSDINDPSVSTLRSVHPLKYTGLVKKTISITLKRLPYSYYENFHIVSYYTVEDVKQNRLITPKDSLFFRDVRPCPELITAMENATLGNSKGHSKTNSITPPISNADSMDMATMDSRNTQPHMNHYNNFNTSQNQSQSNNKFGLGNSRNSMIKNEDYSSTTGIQHGIINYPSQSSRYQVSQSALPSTNSSFTNSFVYANGNSFMNSDYVQQQQQQQQMPGSLQSSSTYPYYYSMPQSGTAPNTVSGGHGSNLFPSSYFSQNEQRSTSASTVPYNSGTYPVYPVSMNTYNGNTVNYNRNNGTVSGTTGDSNNSNNTSSSPSIPTPLSVTNKNSMLDGIATPVTHQGVSLASNQSHPLQQQYQYGSNSHSNFSNTGPNTYQYQTQYQPQYQHQNVSSSNPSSNIPYAYNNSSYGNSSTNTISGMLNMNSNNNNITGSNSSIHQNAANHSSSVSSSLNNTDSKIATLQSTPNAASAINLNNRRGTYNQV from the coding sequence ATGGATATCGAACCAACTTTTAAAGGCTATatggaagatgaaaatgatgctttattaattcttcaagcAATCTTAAATGGGAAATTAAGGCATATACCAAGAAGACCTTACGAGATTGAAAGACCTTATCTTATCGTATCAGGtaatatatttgtattcaTTGAGGAAATTTCAGGTATAAAAAGATGGACAGATGGTGTTTCGTGGTCCCCATCAAGAATTTCTGGTAAATTCTTGATATACAAAGAATTGGATAAAGATAATCCAAGCTCATCATCctcaaaaaagaaaagcaatTCGAGAATAAAATTGCCACCTTTGGTTTCTCCAAGTCCAAATCAACAAAACGGTAATGATCATTCGTCATCTGCACCACAAGGCATCTTAAATTCTGACATAAATGACCCATCCGTCTCGACTCTAAGATCAGTTCACCCACTTAAGTACACTGGTTTGGTGAAAAAAActatttcaataactttGAAACGTTTGCCATACAGTtattatgaaaatttccaCATTGTCTCTTATTATACTGTAGAAGATGTCAAACAAAACAGACTTATCACTCCGAAGGATTCACTTTTCTTTAGGGACGTCAGACCATGTCCTGAACTGATAACGGCAATGGAAAATGCAACCCTCGGTAACTCTAAAGGTCATTCAAAGACTAATTCGATAACTCCTCCTATATCTAACGCAGATAGTATGGATATGGCGACTATGGATAGTCGGAATACACAACCCCACATGAATCATTACAACAACTTTAATACATCACAAAATCAATCTCAGTCTAATAATAAGTTCGGTTTAGGAAATTCGAGGAATTCTAtgattaaaaatgaagattatTCCTCTACGACAGGGATACAGCACGGTATCATTAACTATCCCTCTCAAAGTAGCAGATATCAAGTCAGTCAAAGTGCTCTTCCATCCACCAATTCCTCATTTACAAACAGTTTTGTATATGCTAATGGGAATTCATTCATGAATTCGGATTATGtgcaacaacaacagcaacaacagcaaaTGCCTGGATCGCTACAATCATCAAGTACCTATCCTTATTATTATTCGATGCCTCAGTCTGGAACTGCCCCAAATACTGTTAGTGGCGGACATGGTTCTAATTTATTTCCTTCCAGCTATTTTTCCCAGAATGAACAACGGTCAACATCAGCATCAACTGTCCCGTATAATAGCGGGACTTATCCTGTTTATCCAGTAAGCATGAATACGTATAATGGAAATACTGTAAATTACAATAGAAATAACGGTACTGTCTCTGGCACAACTGGCGATAGTAACAATAGCAACAATACTAGTTCCTCTCCTTCAATCCCAACGCCATTGAGCGTTACAAATAAGAATAGCATGCTTGATGGTATTGCTACACCTGTCACTCATCAAGGGGTGTCCTTAGCCTCTAACCAGTCCCATCCATTACAACAGCAGTATCAATATGGAAGTAATTCACACTCAAACTTTTCCAATACAGGACCCAATAcatatcaatatcaaacTCAATATCAACCGCAATATCAACATCAGAATGTATCATCTAGTAACCCTTCATCCAATATTCCTTATGCATACaataattcatcatatGGCAATTCAAGCACCAATACAATCAGTGGTATGCTGAATAtgaatagtaataataataatattacagGCAGCAATAGTAGTATTCATCAAAACGCTGCTAACCATTCCTCATCTGTTTCATCAAGTCTGAATAATACTGATTCCAAAATAGCAACTTTACAAAGTACGCCGAATGCGGCTTCTGCTATAAACTTGAATAATAGAAGGGGGACTTATAATCAAGTGTAA
- the CFD1 gene encoding iron-sulfur cluster assembly protein CFD1 (similar to Saccharomyces cerevisiae CFD1 (YIL003W); ancestral locus Anc_7.136): MDEEEGPAKSLEGVKHIILILSGKGGVGKSSITTQTALSLCKLGYRVGVLDIDLTGPSLPRMFGIENSSIYQGSEGWIPVKVETNGIGSLYVMSLGFLIGDRGDSVIWRGPKKTAMIKQFMNDVSWGEVDYLLIDTPPGTSDEHISIAEQLRWSEPDGAIVVTTPQGVAAADVKKELNFCKKVALRVLGVVENMSGFICPHCSECTSIFSSGGGKILADEFSVPYLGNIPIDPTFVEMIENQANAKETLVEAYSKSELYPLYKEIMKNILDRNLPSRI, encoded by the coding sequence atGGACGAGGAAGAAGGCCCTGCAAAATCATTAGAGGGCGTGAAGCATATTATCCTGATCCTATCAGGAAAAGGTGGTGTCGGGAAAAGTTCTATAACCACACAAACAGCTCTATCACTATGTAAGCTTGGGTACAGAGTCGGTGTTCTAGATATTGATCTTACAGGCCCTTCCCTGCCAAGAATGTTTGGTATAGAAAATAGCTCAATTTACCAAGGTTCAGAGGGATGGATACCGGTAAAGGTAGAAACCAATGGAATCGGGTCATTATATGTAATGTCTCTTGGATTTTTGATAGGAGATAGAGGGGACAGTGTCATTTGGAGAGgcccaaaaaaaacagcTATGATTAAACAGTTTATGAATGACGTTTCATGGGGTGAGGTGGACTACTTATTAATTGACACTCCTCCAGGTACGTCAGACGAACACATATCGATTGCAGAACAGTTAAGATGGTCGGAACCTGATGGCGCAATAGTGGTCACTACACCACAAGGTGTTGCCGCCGCAGATGTGAAGAAAGAGTTAAATTTCTGTAAGAAGGTTGCCCTTCGAGTCCTCGGAGTAGTTGAAAATATGTCAGGATTTATTTGCCCCCATTGTTCAGAATGTACTAGTATTTTTTCCAGTGGCGGTGGTAAAATTTTGGCAGACGAGTTTTCTGTTCCATATCTGGGAAATATACCAATTGATCCTACTTTTGTAGAAATGATCGAAAATCAAGCTAATGCTAAAGAGACTTTGGTGGAAGCTTACAGTAAGTCAGAGCTATATCCATTATAcaaagaaataatgaaaaatatccTGGATAGAAATTTGCCTTCAAGGATTTGA
- the VAB2 gene encoding Vab2p (similar to Saccharomyces cerevisiae VAB2 (YEL005C); ancestral locus Anc_7.137): MNKQFTLISKCSAYEELIKIKALPGSSEATLASIFDKVKKEFNDVKADLLNIEKVIKSDIAAEIKQAEALESKSKSSDRKVRNSYKKLIKVRSRAYDTEGNLRALLEQKRGVLQISNEVDNINELLKKILVDIDEIDSNLPVTDQLFNANSINREHYPLLFKLLSQAHPEKFEQITNLTPSSATSEPSSEILQYASTEQQSATRTIVPSMHSTKKVKPTFILSSLRKIEPSTAISFETVTATDKISIKSLRESN; this comes from the coding sequence ATGAATAAACAATTTACATTGATATCCAAATGCAGTGCATATGAGGAATTGATCAAGATCAAAGCCTTACCAGGCAGTAGCGAAGCTACGCTAGCTTCTATCTTCGATAAAGTGAAAAAGGAATTCAACGACGTTAAGGCCGACTTGctaaatattgaaaaggtaATTAAAAGTGATATAGCCGCTGAAATCAAACAAGCAGAGGCCTTAGAatccaaatcaaaatcatctgATAGAAAGGTACGAAACTCCTATAAGAAACTGATCAAAGTAAGGTCTAGAGCTTATGATACGGAAGGTAACCTTAGAGCATTACTAGAGCAGAAACGAGGTGTACTACAAATAAGTAATGAAGTTGACAATATAAATGAGCTGcttaaaaaaattttagtCGATATCGATGAAATAGACTCAAATCTTCCCGTAACAGATCAATTATTTAACGCAAATTCCATCAACAGGGAACATTATCCGCTATTATTTAAACTTCTGTCCCAAGCCCATCCTGAAAAGTTTGAGCAAATTACTAACCTAACTCCAAGCTCTGCTACCAGTGAACCTTCATCCGAGATACTACAATATGCATCGACTGAACAACAGTCTGCAACTAGAACAATTGTGCCGTCAATGCACAGTACGAAAAAAGTTAAGCCAACTTTTATCTTATCTTCATTGAGAAAAATAGAGCCTTCCACCGCCATTTCATTTGAGACAGTGACAGCAACTGATAAGATAAGTATAAAAAGCTTGAGAGAATCTAATTAA
- the GIM4 gene encoding tubulin-binding prefolding complex subunit GIM4 (similar to Saccharomyces cerevisiae GIM4 (YEL003W); ancestral locus Anc_7.139): MDQVNNAFQVKYNEYKQILEDLQAKIIELGHDKDEHDIVLDTLEKTDPERKCYRMVGGALVESDVATTKPILIKKKQSLEEAISNMRSELVKIANEFDKWKKDNKIQVITQ; the protein is encoded by the exons ATGGATCAAGTTAATAATG CTTTTCAAGTAAAATACAATGAATACAAGCAAATACTAGAGGACCTACAGGCAAAGATCATTGAGCTAGGGCATGATAAGGATGAGCATGATATTGTCCTGGATACATTAGAAAAGACAGATCCAGAAAGGAAATGTTACAGAATGGTTGGTGGTGCATTAGTTGAAAGCGACGTTGCCACAACGAAGCCAATTTTaatcaaaaagaaacaaagtTTAGAAGAagctatttcaaatatgagATCAGAATTGGTTAAAATTgctaatgaatttgataaatggAAAAAAGACAACAAGATACAAGTGATCACTCAATGA
- the WBP1 gene encoding dolichyl-diphosphooligosaccharide-protein glycotransferase (similar to Saccharomyces cerevisiae WBP1 (YEL002C); ancestral locus Anc_7.140), with amino-acid sequence MLSLYLILFLSLFNCIKSKSLSGDRTLVLYDERISSVDDYSNFFQLLNERSYELTTLDVSNANTTVDLFQNENRLYDNLIILPVKGKHLNKYTPAKRLLKFIEDGGNIISVTAPNAAPDSVRLYLNQLGIYPSPKDQKLIDYFHSNKKQEIDDTKTSSNNLLNDYVYTVNGETTFEFGKSSAALLADRDQVIPILKASKTSLTKGKSDTTASWTIGSEGYLVAGFQTLHNARSLWIGSNDFFLNKNFKINQDFITELIKWAFNEKSVIKSVGFTHSHVDGVTYDEVKYKINDDVVYEIGLSEWDGENWKPYQTQDIQFELKKVDPYYRINLIQSRKSKTAQYYTTGEFKLPNQHGMFKFLTSYKRRGLSFVEESDVKAVRHLANDEYPRSFTITNAWVYLTSIYGVILSFILFTFFFISTPIVTKKVKVEKKTN; translated from the coding sequence ATGCTTAGTCTATATCTAATcctatttctttctttattcaattgtATCAAGTCAAAGAGTTTGTCAGGTGACAGAACTTTAGTGCTCTACGATGAAAGAATAAGTTCTGTAGACGATTAttctaatttcttccaattgtTAAATGAGCGTTCATATGAATTGACTACTTTAGACGTGTCAAATGCTAATACTACTGTGGATTTATTCCAAAACGAAAACAGATTGTACGATAATTTAATTATCCTACCTGTTAAGGGTaaacatttgaataaatataCTCCTGCAAAGagattattaaaatttattgaagatgGTGGTAATATTATCTCAGTAACGGCACCAAATGCTGCACCAGATTCTGTTCGtttatatttgaatcaattggGGATTTATCCATCTCcaaaagatcaaaaattgatagattACTTCCATTCTAAcaaaaaacaagaaattgatgacACTAAAACatcatctaataatttattaaatgattACGTTTACACTGTTAATGGGGAGACTACTTTCGAATTTGGCAAATCTTCTGCAGCTCTTTTGGCCGATCGTGATCAAGTTATTCCAATTTTAAAGGCTTCGAAGACTTCCTTAACAAAGGGTAAATCTGATACTACTGCCTCGTGGACAATTGGTTCAGAAGGGTATTTGGTCGCAGGTTTCCAAACTCTTCACAACGCACGTTCCCTTTGGATTGGTAGCAATGACTTTTTTCTTAacaagaatttcaaaataaatcaaGATTTTATCACTGAATTAATCAAATGGGCTTTCAATGAGAAATCAGTAATTAAATCAGTTGGCTTCACACACTCACATGTTGATGGTGTTACATACGATGAAGtcaaatataaaataaatgatgatgttgTTTATGAGATCGGCTTATCTGAATGGGATGGTGAAAATTGGAAACCATATCAAACTCAAGATATTCAATtcgaattgaaaaaagttgaTCCATACTACCgtataaatttgatacaATCTAGAAAGTCTAAGACAGCTCAATACTATACTACTGGTGAATTCAAATTGCCAAATCAACATGGTatgttcaaatttttaaccTCGTATAAGAGAAGAGGACTATCTTTTGTCGAAGAATCAGATGTTAAGGCTGTTCGTCACTTAGCAAATGATGAATATCCAAGATCTTTCACTATCACCAACGCATGGGTTTATTTAACATCGATCTACGGTGTTATCttatcttttattttatttacttttttcttcatctcAACGCCAATTGTAACAAAGAAGGTTaaagttgaaaagaaaactaattag